A stretch of DNA from Saccharospirillum mangrovi:
CGTCTTTCTGATTCAGCTCAGTGGTCAGCGCGAATGGCGCATCGGCCAGACCTGCACCGAAGCCGACGACTGCCGCGACGATACCGAACTGAACATCCTGGCCCAGTTCGATGAACAGGAACGTTGGGTGTTGGAACCGGGTGACATGCTCTATGTGCCGCCGGGTGTCGCCCACTGGGGCACGGCGATCAGTGAAGGCATTACTTGTTCGATTGGTTTCCGGGCGCCATCGCGCGCTGAAATCTGGAGCGAATTCGCTCACTTCATGGCTGAGCGCGATGTTGAATTCGAACGCTATGCCGACCCCGATCTGAACGCCCGGACCGACCCGAATGCCATCACCAGCGCCGACCTTGATCGAGTGCAGGCCCGGTTGCGAGAAATGATTGAAGACCGCGACGCCCTGTCTCTCTGGTTTGGTCGCTACATGACCGAGCCCAAGTACAGTGACATCGCCTCAGACGAACCGGATTTCAGCGACGCCGATATTCAGCAACAACTGCAGGTGCAGCCACTGATGCGCAATCGTGCAGCGCGTCTGGCGTATGTCCCGGGTTGGTTGTTTGTTCAAGGGCAGGCGGTGGCTACCGAATTAAACGAGAAACAACTGCAATGGTTGTGCAACCAGCAGGAACTGACAGCAGACAGTCTGAGCGACGGACTCGACGGCGTGCCTTTCAGTCTGTTATCGGAACTGGTGCGCAAAGACGTCTTCTACTTTGAAGACGGGGAAGAAAGCTGGGTTTAACGGTTTTTTGCCCGGCAGCGAGCGACTCAAGCGGTCAGGCTGGCCGCTCAGTGGAGCGTCGCGTCTTCAGCCTCAACAGCCAGTTCTTCGTCGTCATCCAGACTCTCAATGTCTGTGGCTACCTGGACGCCCGCGCTGATCATGGCCCGAGCAACATGGATGCGTTGATCCTGCAGTCGGTCTTTGGCTTCGTCGGAAAAACGAATGGTCAGCAGCGGTTCCTCATCGGAATCGGCTTTGCGCAGAGCAATGTCGCCGTTTCCCAACTCAATGATTTCCCAGTACATACTCGCCTTTTCTATCGGTGCATGGACAGCAACTCAGTGACAGTCAATTTAATGAAAGTCACCAAGCTCACGAATGCGATCAACCCATTGTTGCAGGTCGGCTAACCAGATGCGGTAATGATTTGTAGTGTTGCTGTTAGCGCCGTCGTTACCTTCGGCAACCAATTCGATACGTTCGGTCGATGCCGTCGGCCTGGCGGCCGCTTGTCCCACCCGACCGGACCAGTGTTCGCTGATCTGGTGCAACTGAGCCAACCAATGTTCCGGCTGCGACAAGGCGTCTTTTAAAGTTCGAACTTCCCAGGCATCCGGGCGCTGCTCGCCCAGTTGGCGCAGCAATTCGTGAACCGGCCGGTCAGCCGTCAACGATTGGCCATAGGCCTCCGCTGCTTCTGCCAGAACTGCCCGCAAAGCTCGATGCATAAAAACCGCCGCGGCTTCTTCGCAGGCTTCAACCGCAGCCGGCAACACGGCTTGCTGTGCCTGATCGAGCATCAGCCGCGCTTGATACAGCAACAGATTGGTTTGAGCACGGCGGTTCATGGCATCAATAGTTCATGCGGAAGCCAAGGTGGACGGCGTTATCTACCTTGACGTTGCTGGAGCCACGGTAAGACGAGACATCGTGCCAGCCGACAAAAACACGAGCCTGAGGCAGCACTTTGTACGTCACACGGGCATGAATGTCCTGAAAGCCGTCCAGGCTGTTAAACGCCAAAATCTGCGGCGAGTAGTACAGGCTGCCTTCGGCACCCAGGCCATTCATGAAGTCCGGGTTCCAACGCAGAAAACCACCCACGGCAATGGCGCCGCCGGCGTCCACGCGGTCTTCAAAGAAATAGCCCTTGAAGCCGATGCCGCCAATCATCTCGCGGTTTTGCAAGGTGGCATCAACAGCGTTAAAGCCTGCGCTGAACGCAAAGGTGCTTTCGCTGCTGTAGCGTTCGCTGTAGAGCACACCGGTAGTGATGTGTGCGGAAGTGCCAGTGCGTACCGCTTCGTGTTCAAGACGGACAGAGGTGTCGGACAGGGAAAAATCGATGGCGCCGCCAGCGTTGGCCGCCAACGGCAAAACGGCGGCGATCAGCGCCAACCACCCGTGTTTAAAAAACATGCAGGAGCTCCAGAATACGTTCGGCGCCGATTGTACTGAATTCACCGAACAGCGACATCACCCGACCGTCACCTCTGTGAAAGAGGCACGGCCGGAGATGCCCGT
This window harbors:
- a CDS encoding cupin domain-containing protein — its product is MKVLGGLSAQSFLSQYWQKAPLLVRSALPDPSDLIGGDDLAGLATEEAVESRLVTANDWRLRHGPFFEDDFANLPERDWTLLVQAVDHWVPEIAALFDHFRFIPTWRFDDIMLSYSVPGGGVGPHFDQYDVFLIQLSGQREWRIGQTCTEADDCRDDTELNILAQFDEQERWVLEPGDMLYVPPGVAHWGTAISEGITCSIGFRAPSRAEIWSEFAHFMAERDVEFERYADPDLNARTDPNAITSADLDRVQARLREMIEDRDALSLWFGRYMTEPKYSDIASDEPDFSDADIQQQLQVQPLMRNRAARLAYVPGWLFVQGQAVATELNEKQLQWLCNQQELTADSLSDGLDGVPFSLLSELVRKDVFYFEDGEESWV
- a CDS encoding DUF6586 family protein, translated to MNRRAQTNLLLYQARLMLDQAQQAVLPAAVEACEEAAAVFMHRALRAVLAEAAEAYGQSLTADRPVHELLRQLGEQRPDAWEVRTLKDALSQPEHWLAQLHQISEHWSGRVGQAAARPTASTERIELVAEGNDGANSNTTNHYRIWLADLQQWVDRIRELGDFH
- a CDS encoding YfaZ family outer membrane protein, which encodes MFFKHGWLALIAAVLPLAANAGGAIDFSLSDTSVRLEHEAVRTGTSAHITTGVLYSERYSSESTFAFSAGFNAVDATLQNREMIGGIGFKGYFFEDRVDAGGAIAVGGFLRWNPDFMNGLGAEGSLYYSPQILAFNSLDGFQDIHARVTYKVLPQARVFVGWHDVSSYRGSSNVKVDNAVHLGFRMNY